Proteins found in one Pseudochaenichthys georgianus chromosome 13, fPseGeo1.2, whole genome shotgun sequence genomic segment:
- the LOC117457578 gene encoding late histone H2A.2.2-like: MSGRGKKAVSKPKSVSRSSRAGLTFPVGRIHRLLKKGQYAKRIGNGSAVYLAAVMEYLCAEILELAGNACRDNQKHRISPRHILLAVKNDEELNTLLAGVIISEGGVLPNIHAILVPKKKTKLPRDDSPAKDVQSQEF, translated from the coding sequence ATGTCTGGTCGTGGAAAGAAAGCTGTGTCCAAACCAAAATCCGTGTCCCGGTCTTCCAGAGCAGGGCTCACTTTCCCAGTGGGCCGCATCCACAGGCTGCTGAAGAAAGGCCAATATGCCAAGCGAATCGGCAATGGTTCAGCAGTGTACCTCGCAGCAGTCATGGAGTATCTCTGTGCTGAAATCCTGGAGTTGGCAGGAAACGCTTGCCGTGACAACCAGAAGCATCGCATTTCTCCACGACACATCTTGTTGGCAGTGAAAAACGACGAAGAGCTCAACACACTGCTGGCAGGAGTCATAATCTCAGAGGGTGGTGTCCTCCCAAACATCCATGCAATCCTTGTCCCCAAGAAGAAGACCAAGTTGCCCAGGGACGATAGTCCAGCTAAAGATGTTCAGTCGCAAGAGTTTTAA